In one window of Episyrphus balteatus chromosome 3, idEpiBalt1.1, whole genome shotgun sequence DNA:
- the LOC129916262 gene encoding V-type proton ATPase 116 kDa subunit a 1-like isoform X1 has translation MGDMFRSEQMLLCQMFIQPESAYNSVSELGEAGCVQFRDLNDGVSLYQRKFVTEVRRCDEWERKIRYIETELKKDGIVLKEIIDDIPRAPNPREIIDLEAHLEKTENEILEMAQNEVNLRSNFLELTELRQVLENTEAFFDDQEVLNLDASRKSITGEDFIANQNRGRLAFVAGVIKRERIYSFERMLWRISRGNVFLKRADLEPTKDLATGHMIHKTVFVAFFQGEELKNRIKKVCAGFHASMYPCPSSHNERMEMIKGVRTRLEDLKLVLSQTDDHRARVLATVSKNLPTWTIMVKKMKAIYYTLNLFNVDVTQKCLIGECWVPTNDLTIVQKALADGSAQVGSSIPSFLNVIKTNEPPPTYNRTNRFTQGFQNLIDAYGIASYREANPALYTIITFPFLFAVMFGDVGHGSIMLLFGAWMCIWEKKLSRTRGGGEVWNIFFGGRYIILLMGMFSIYTGFIYNDLFSKSMNIFGSVWVNNFTSSDMILPYPSLQFNPTNFTEGVYPFGMDPIWQLAENKIIFQNSYKMKLSIIFGVTHMLFGIFMSTINHVHFRKWSNLFFDFVPQVLFLVLLFGYMAFMMIFKWFKYDAKTLIQENTPGCAPSVLIMFINMMLLGHNKPLPGCKELMFEGQGLLQNVFLVVAVICIPWMLLAKPIYLMITRGKPRVHRDEDDDSSMMVGEHEDEPMSEILIHQAIHTIEYVLSTISHTASYLRLWALSLAHAQLSEVLWGQLLNIGFGFSSPVIGSIAIWVIFAIWAFFTMAILVMMEGLSAFLHTLRLHWVEFMSKFYGGLGYIFTPFSFEKLLSEEEED, from the exons ATGGGGGACATGTTCCGGAGTGAGCAAATGCTCCTTTGCCAAATGTTTATACAACCAGAATCGGCATACAACTCAGTTTCAGAATTGGGAGAAGCTGGGTGTGTCCAATTTCGTGAT TTAAACGATGGCGTCAGTTTATACCAACGAAAATTCGTCACCGAAGTACGTCGCTGTGATGAATGGGAGCGAAAAATTCGCTACATTGAAACCGAATTGAAAAAAGATGGAAttgttttaaaagaaatcaTCGACGATATACCACGTGCACCAAATCCAAGAGAAATCATCGATTTAGAAGCACATTTGGAAAAAACCGAAAATGAAATTCTCGAAATGGCTCAAAACGAAGTTAATTTAAGATCAAATTTCTTAGAACTTACCGAATTACGTCAAGTTTTAGAAAATACTGAAGCTTTCTTTGATGATCAAGAAGTTCTGAATTTAGATGCAAGTCGTAAAAGTATAACTGGTGAAGATTTCATTGCCAATCAAAATCGTGGCCGTTTAGCTTTTGTTGCTGGAGTTATTAAACGGGAACGTATATATTCCTTTGAGAGAATGTTGTGGAGAATTTCGAGAGGAAATGTTTTTCTAAAGCGTGCTGATTTAGAGCCTACAAAAGATCTAGCCACTGGACATATGATTCACAAAACTGTCTTCGTTGCTTTCTTCCAAGGAGAAGAACTGAAAAATCGCATCAAGAAAGTTTGCGCTGGATTCCATGCATCCATGTATCCATGTCCAAGTTCACATAATGAACGCATGGAAATGATCAAAGGTGTTCGAACACGTTTGGAAGACTTGAAATTGGTTCTAAGTCAAACCGATGATCATCGAGCAAGAGTGTTGGCTACTGTATCAAAGAACTTACCAACCTGGACCATCATGGTTAAAAAAATGAAAGCCATTTACTACACTTTAAACCTCTTTAACGTCGATGTAACCCAAAAATGCTTGATCGGTGAGTGTTGGGTCCCTACCAATGACTTGACAATCGTTCAAAAAGCCCTAGCCGATGGCTCAGCACAAGTCGGAAGCTCAATTCCATCGTTTTTGAATGTTATCAAGACTAACGAACCTCCACCGACTTACAATCGTACCAATAGATTCACTCAAGGCTTCCAAAACCTCATCGATGCTTATGGAATAGCTTCCTACCGTGAAGCTAACCCGGCCTTGTATACAATCATAACTTTCCCATTCTTGTTCGCTGTGATGTTTGGAGACGTTGGACACGGTTCGATTATGCTCCTTTTCGGAGCATGGATGTGCATTTGGGAAAAGAAACTATCAAGAACACGAGGCGGTGGCGAGGTCTGGAATATCTTCTTCGGTGGACGTTATATAATTTTACTCATGGGCATGTTTTCCATTTACACGGGATTCATCTATAACGATTTATTCTCGAAATCCATGAATATATTTGGATCAGTTTGGGTAAATAATTTCACATCCTCTGATATGATCTTACCGTATCCATCTTTGCAATTCAATCCGACAAATTTCACCGAAGGTGTATATCCTTTCGGAATGGATCCCATCTGGCAGCTGGCTGAGAACAAAATTATCTTCCAAAATTCCTACAAAATGAAATTGTCCATCATTTTCGGAGTTACTCACatgttgtttggtatttttatgaGCACAATAAATCATGTGCATTTCCGAAAATGGTCAAACTTATTCTTTGACTTTGTACCACAAGTTTTGTTCTTGGTGCTTTTGTTCGGTTACATGGCATTTATGATGATCTTTAAGTGGTTCAAGTACGATGCCAAGACTTTAATTCAAGAAAATACTCCAGGATGTGCTCCATCGGTGTTGATTATGTTTATTAATATGATGCTTTTGGGTCACAATAAACCACTGCCAGGGTGTAAGGAGCTTATGTTCGAGGGACAGGGTTTGTTGCAGAATGTATTTTTGGTAGTGGCAGTGATTTGTATACCTTGGATGTTGTTGGCGAAGCCTATATATCTTATGATAACTCGAGGTAAACCAAGG GTTCATCGCGATGAAGATGACGATAGCTCGATGATGGTTGGGGAACATGAAGATGAACCAATGAGTGAGATTTTGATTCATCAAGCTATCCATACAATTGAGTATGTTCTGAGTACAATTTCACATACTGCTTCTTATTTGCGTCTTTGGGCTTTATCGCTGGCTCATGCTC aacTTTCTGAAGTCCTTTGGGGTCAACTTTTGAATATTGGATTTGGATTTTCGTCACCTGTTATTGGTTCCATAGCAATTTGGGTGATTTTTGCTATTTGGGCATTCTTTACAATGGCTATATTGGTTATGATGGAAGGATTATCAGCATTTTTGCATACTTTGCGATTGCATTG ggTGGAATTCATGAGCAAATTTTATGGTGGTTTGGGTTATATATTTACACCATTTagctttgaaaaacttctaagtgaagaagaagaagattga
- the LOC129916262 gene encoding V-type proton ATPase 116 kDa subunit a 1-like isoform X2 → MLKVMKGGKTISWLKKRIQKNHLNDGVSLYQRKFVTEVRRCDEWERKIRYIETELKKDGIVLKEIIDDIPRAPNPREIIDLEAHLEKTENEILEMAQNEVNLRSNFLELTELRQVLENTEAFFDDQEVLNLDASRKSITGEDFIANQNRGRLAFVAGVIKRERIYSFERMLWRISRGNVFLKRADLEPTKDLATGHMIHKTVFVAFFQGEELKNRIKKVCAGFHASMYPCPSSHNERMEMIKGVRTRLEDLKLVLSQTDDHRARVLATVSKNLPTWTIMVKKMKAIYYTLNLFNVDVTQKCLIGECWVPTNDLTIVQKALADGSAQVGSSIPSFLNVIKTNEPPPTYNRTNRFTQGFQNLIDAYGIASYREANPALYTIITFPFLFAVMFGDVGHGSIMLLFGAWMCIWEKKLSRTRGGGEVWNIFFGGRYIILLMGMFSIYTGFIYNDLFSKSMNIFGSVWVNNFTSSDMILPYPSLQFNPTNFTEGVYPFGMDPIWQLAENKIIFQNSYKMKLSIIFGVTHMLFGIFMSTINHVHFRKWSNLFFDFVPQVLFLVLLFGYMAFMMIFKWFKYDAKTLIQENTPGCAPSVLIMFINMMLLGHNKPLPGCKELMFEGQGLLQNVFLVVAVICIPWMLLAKPIYLMITRGKPRVHRDEDDDSSMMVGEHEDEPMSEILIHQAIHTIEYVLSTISHTASYLRLWALSLAHAQLSEVLWGQLLNIGFGFSSPVIGSIAIWVIFAIWAFFTMAILVMMEGLSAFLHTLRLHWVEFMSKFYGGLGYIFTPFSFEKLLSEEEED, encoded by the exons ATGCTAAAAGTAATGAAAGGCGGAAAAACCATCTCTTGGCTGAAGAAAAGAATTCAGAAAAATcat TTAAACGATGGCGTCAGTTTATACCAACGAAAATTCGTCACCGAAGTACGTCGCTGTGATGAATGGGAGCGAAAAATTCGCTACATTGAAACCGAATTGAAAAAAGATGGAAttgttttaaaagaaatcaTCGACGATATACCACGTGCACCAAATCCAAGAGAAATCATCGATTTAGAAGCACATTTGGAAAAAACCGAAAATGAAATTCTCGAAATGGCTCAAAACGAAGTTAATTTAAGATCAAATTTCTTAGAACTTACCGAATTACGTCAAGTTTTAGAAAATACTGAAGCTTTCTTTGATGATCAAGAAGTTCTGAATTTAGATGCAAGTCGTAAAAGTATAACTGGTGAAGATTTCATTGCCAATCAAAATCGTGGCCGTTTAGCTTTTGTTGCTGGAGTTATTAAACGGGAACGTATATATTCCTTTGAGAGAATGTTGTGGAGAATTTCGAGAGGAAATGTTTTTCTAAAGCGTGCTGATTTAGAGCCTACAAAAGATCTAGCCACTGGACATATGATTCACAAAACTGTCTTCGTTGCTTTCTTCCAAGGAGAAGAACTGAAAAATCGCATCAAGAAAGTTTGCGCTGGATTCCATGCATCCATGTATCCATGTCCAAGTTCACATAATGAACGCATGGAAATGATCAAAGGTGTTCGAACACGTTTGGAAGACTTGAAATTGGTTCTAAGTCAAACCGATGATCATCGAGCAAGAGTGTTGGCTACTGTATCAAAGAACTTACCAACCTGGACCATCATGGTTAAAAAAATGAAAGCCATTTACTACACTTTAAACCTCTTTAACGTCGATGTAACCCAAAAATGCTTGATCGGTGAGTGTTGGGTCCCTACCAATGACTTGACAATCGTTCAAAAAGCCCTAGCCGATGGCTCAGCACAAGTCGGAAGCTCAATTCCATCGTTTTTGAATGTTATCAAGACTAACGAACCTCCACCGACTTACAATCGTACCAATAGATTCACTCAAGGCTTCCAAAACCTCATCGATGCTTATGGAATAGCTTCCTACCGTGAAGCTAACCCGGCCTTGTATACAATCATAACTTTCCCATTCTTGTTCGCTGTGATGTTTGGAGACGTTGGACACGGTTCGATTATGCTCCTTTTCGGAGCATGGATGTGCATTTGGGAAAAGAAACTATCAAGAACACGAGGCGGTGGCGAGGTCTGGAATATCTTCTTCGGTGGACGTTATATAATTTTACTCATGGGCATGTTTTCCATTTACACGGGATTCATCTATAACGATTTATTCTCGAAATCCATGAATATATTTGGATCAGTTTGGGTAAATAATTTCACATCCTCTGATATGATCTTACCGTATCCATCTTTGCAATTCAATCCGACAAATTTCACCGAAGGTGTATATCCTTTCGGAATGGATCCCATCTGGCAGCTGGCTGAGAACAAAATTATCTTCCAAAATTCCTACAAAATGAAATTGTCCATCATTTTCGGAGTTACTCACatgttgtttggtatttttatgaGCACAATAAATCATGTGCATTTCCGAAAATGGTCAAACTTATTCTTTGACTTTGTACCACAAGTTTTGTTCTTGGTGCTTTTGTTCGGTTACATGGCATTTATGATGATCTTTAAGTGGTTCAAGTACGATGCCAAGACTTTAATTCAAGAAAATACTCCAGGATGTGCTCCATCGGTGTTGATTATGTTTATTAATATGATGCTTTTGGGTCACAATAAACCACTGCCAGGGTGTAAGGAGCTTATGTTCGAGGGACAGGGTTTGTTGCAGAATGTATTTTTGGTAGTGGCAGTGATTTGTATACCTTGGATGTTGTTGGCGAAGCCTATATATCTTATGATAACTCGAGGTAAACCAAGG GTTCATCGCGATGAAGATGACGATAGCTCGATGATGGTTGGGGAACATGAAGATGAACCAATGAGTGAGATTTTGATTCATCAAGCTATCCATACAATTGAGTATGTTCTGAGTACAATTTCACATACTGCTTCTTATTTGCGTCTTTGGGCTTTATCGCTGGCTCATGCTC aacTTTCTGAAGTCCTTTGGGGTCAACTTTTGAATATTGGATTTGGATTTTCGTCACCTGTTATTGGTTCCATAGCAATTTGGGTGATTTTTGCTATTTGGGCATTCTTTACAATGGCTATATTGGTTATGATGGAAGGATTATCAGCATTTTTGCATACTTTGCGATTGCATTG ggTGGAATTCATGAGCAAATTTTATGGTGGTTTGGGTTATATATTTACACCATTTagctttgaaaaacttctaagtgaagaagaagaagattga
- the LOC129914346 gene encoding V-type proton ATPase 116 kDa subunit a 1-like, with translation MGDMFRSETMVLCQMFIQPEAAYTSVSELGEAGCVQFRDLNDGVNLFQRKFVTEVRRCDEWERKIRYIETELKKDGIKLPDIIDDIPRAPNPREIIDLEAHLEKTENEILELAQNEVNLKSNYLELTELRQVLENTETFFSHHEMLNLDSSQTNIPPTEYLVPQSRGRLAFVAGVINRERVFSFERMLWRISRGNVFLKRSDLDQPFRDPATGYPVYKTVFVAFFQGEELKNRIKKVCIGFHAAMYPCPSSRQERDEMIKGVCTRLEDLKMVLSQTEDHRNRVLATVSRNLPTWSIMVKKMKAIYYTLNLFNVDVTKKCLIGECWVSTKDLNVVQRALSDGSAQVGSSIPSFLNVINTNEPRPTFNRTNKFTQGFQNLIDAYGIASYREANPALYTIITFPFLFAVMFGDIGHGLIMLTFGAWMCIWEKQLSRKRGGSEIWTIFFGGRYIILLMGMFSLYTGFIYNDVFSKSMNIFGSAWKNNFTDYSILEGHPSLQFNPTNFTEGVYPIGMDPIWQLAENKIIFQNSYKMKLSIIFGVTHMLFGVIMSLVNQVHLRKWGAIFMEFVPQVLFLLLLFGYMAFMMFFKWVRYTPKTEVLGDSPGCAPSVLIMFINMMLFKSTPPPEGCSEFMFEGQHSLQMSFVAIGMMCIPWMLLAKPLSIQFSRKKHGNRVFDQNGADVPLGGAAAAAGHGHGHGHDNEPLSEIYIQQAIHTIEYVLSTISHTASYLRLWALSLAHAQLSEVLWGQLLKMGFSVPSYFVGPIMLYFIFAIWGFFTLAILVMMEGLSAFLHTLRLHWVEFMSKFYEGLGYAFTPFSFKVILNEQEEEKL, from the exons ctTAACGATGGCGTTAATTTATTTCAACGTAAATTTGTCACCGAAGTCCGACGCTGTGACGAATGGGAACGAAAAATACGCTACATTGAAACCGAATTGAAAAAAGATGGCATCAAATTACCCGATATCATTGATGATATACCACGTGCTCCAAATCCCAGAGAAATAATCGATTTAGAAGCTCATTTGGAGAAGACCGAAAATGAAATACTCGAATTGGCTCAAAACGAAGTCAATTTAAAATCTAATTATTTAGAACTTACCGAATTACGTCAAGTTTTAGAAAATACAGAAACTTTCTTCTCCCACCATGAAATGTTAAATCTTGATTCCAGTCAAACAAATATCCCACCAACTGAATATTTAGTTCCACAAAGTCGTGGAAGATTAGCTTTTGTTGCTGGAGTTATTAATCGCGAAAGGGTTTTTTCGTTTGAACGAATGTTGTGGAGAATATCACGAGGAAATGTATTTCTGAAACGTTCGGATTTAGATCAACCTTTTAGAGATCCAGCAACTGGTTATCCAGTTTATAAAACAGTCTTTGTAGCTTTTTTCCAAGGTGAAGAATTGAAAAATCGTATCAAGAAAGTATGCATTGGTTTTCATGCTGCCATGTATCCTTGTCCAAGTTCGAGACAGGAACGTGACGAAATGATCAAAGGTGTTTGTACGCGATTGGAAGATTTGAAAATGGTTTTAAGTCAAACTGAAGATCATCGCAATCGAGTTTTGGCAACAGTGTCAAGAAATCTACCCACCTGGAGTATTATGGTCAAGAAAATGAAAGCCATTTATTATACTCTCAACTTGTTCAATGTCGATGTTACCAAGAAATGTTTGATCGGTGAGTGTTGGGTCTCAACTAAGGACCTCAATGTTGTACAGAGGGCTTTGTCTGATGGATCAGCACAAGTCGGAAGTTCAATACCATCGTTTTTGAACGTTATCAATACAAACGAACCAAGACCAACATTCAATCGAACTAACAAGTTCACTCAAGGCTTCCAAAACCTCATCGATGCCTACGGAATAGCTTCATACCGTGAAGCTAATCCGGCTTTGTACACAATCATAACTTTCCCATTCTTATTCGCTGTGATGTTCGGTGACATTGGACATGGCTTGATAATGCTCACTTTCGGAGCTTGGATGTGTATCTGGGAGAAACAATTATCACGGAAACGTGGGGGCAGTGAGATTTGGACAATATTCTTCGGAGGTCGCTACATAATTCTCCTAATGGGAATGTTCTCTCTGTACACCGGATTTATCTATAACGACGTATTTTCGAAATCAATGAATATATTTGGATCAGCTTGGAAGAATAATTTCACTGATTATTCAATCCTCGAAGGTCACCCATCTTTGCAGTTCAATCCTACAAATTTCACCGAGGGGGTTTACCCGATTGGTATGGACCCTATCTGGCAATTGGCTGAAAACAAGATCATTTTCCAAAATTCCTACAAAATGAAGTTATCGATCATTTTCGGAGTAACTCATATGCTTTTCGGAGTAATTATGAGTTTGGTTAATCAAGTTCATTTGAGGAAATGGGGAgctatttttatggaattcgTTCCTCAAGTTCTATTCTTGTTGCTTCTTTTTGGATATATGGCATTCATGATGTTCTTTAAATGGGTTAGGTACACTCCCAAGACTGAAGTTCTTGGTGATTCACCAGGTTGTGCGCCATCGGTTTTGATCATGTTCATTAATATGATGTTGTTTAAGTCAACTCCACCTCCGGAAGGTTGTAGTGAGTTCATGTTCGAGGGACAACATTCGTTGCAAATGTCTTTTGTAGCAATTGGAATGATGTGTATTCCTTGGATGTTGCTAGCGAAACCTTTGTCAATACAGTTTTCGAGGAAGAAACATGGTAATCGTGTG TTTGATCAAAATGGTGCTGATGTGCCTTTGGGTGGTGCTGCTGCCGCTGCTGGACACGGACATGGGCATGGACATGACAATGAACCGCTGAGTGAGATTTATATTCAACAAGCTATTCATACAATTGAGTATGTTTTAAGTACAATATCGCATACTGCATCGTATTTGCGTTTGTGGGCTTTATCATTGGCTCATGCTc aattatctGAAGTACTTTGGggtcaattattaaaaatgggaTTTTCTGTGCCATCATATTTTGTTGGACCAATAatgttgtattttatatttgcCATATGGGGATTCTTTACTTTAGCTATTTTGGTTATGATGGAAGGATTGTCAGCTTTCTTACATACTTTACGTTTACATTG ggTTGAATTTATGAGTAAATTTTATGAAGGACTGGGATATGCTTTTACTCCTTTCAGCTTTAAGGTTATTCTTAACGAACAAGAAGAAGAGAAATTATAA